A single genomic interval of Streptococcus suis harbors:
- a CDS encoding aromatic acid exporter family protein, which translates to MSLSLRTIKLIFATILAIYLATALGLSYATAAGIIAILSVLDTRKSSFKMARNRLFSTLLALTIAVLTFALFGFGIWTLGIYLALYVPLAYRFNWEAGIAPSTVLVTHLLLEQDISLIFLGNELALFLIGAGLALLFNLYMPSQEKKIEVYHDQVEDLLKQILLRFEAFLLNGDGRNEAELITQLDKTLDEALKVVYLDRHNQLFQQTNYQVHYFEMRAAQNKILRTMAGNINKCLLKGRENVILSSLFERTAQQLSRENSAKELLLDIELFHATFRERPLPQTREEFETRATLFQLLHDMEVFIRLKVDFYEVYKDQEPSV; encoded by the coding sequence ATGTCCCTCTCCCTCCGCACTATCAAACTGATTTTCGCAACCATCCTAGCCATTTACCTAGCGACCGCCCTAGGCTTGTCTTATGCGACAGCGGCTGGCATCATCGCCATTCTCAGCGTCCTCGATACCCGCAAGTCCAGCTTCAAAATGGCTCGCAACCGCCTCTTCTCCACCCTGCTAGCCCTGACCATAGCCGTCCTGACCTTCGCCCTCTTTGGCTTTGGTATCTGGACCCTGGGCATCTACCTAGCCCTCTATGTCCCTCTGGCCTACCGTTTTAACTGGGAGGCTGGCATTGCCCCCTCGACTGTCCTCGTTACCCATCTCTTGCTGGAGCAGGATATTTCGCTGATTTTTTTGGGAAATGAGCTGGCGCTTTTTCTGATTGGGGCAGGACTGGCACTCTTGTTTAACCTCTATATGCCCTCGCAAGAAAAGAAAATCGAGGTCTATCACGACCAAGTCGAAGACCTGCTCAAGCAGATTCTGCTCCGCTTTGAAGCCTTTCTGCTCAACGGCGACGGACGAAACGAGGCAGAATTGATTACGCAGCTGGATAAGACCTTGGATGAAGCCCTGAAAGTCGTCTATCTAGACCGCCACAACCAGCTCTTCCAGCAGACCAATTACCAGGTCCATTACTTTGAAATGCGGGCAGCACAAAACAAAATCCTGCGGACCATGGCAGGAAATATCAACAAATGTTTACTGAAAGGCAGAGAAAATGTCATCCTGTCCAGCCTCTTCGAACGAACAGCCCAGCAACTAAGCCGAGAAAATTCTGCCAAAGAACTGCTCCTGGACATCGAACTCTTCCATGCCACCTTCCGCGAGCGACCTCTGCCGCAAACCAGAGAAGAATTTGAAACTCGGGCCACCCTCTTCCAACTCCTACACGACATGGAGGTCTTTATTCGCCTCAAGGTTGATTTTTACGAAGTCTATAAAGACCAAGAACCGTCAGTTTAA
- a CDS encoding ABC transporter ATP-binding protein, producing MVQLNLKNIYKKYPNSEHYSVENFNLDIKDKEFIVFVGPSGCGKSTTLRMIAGLEDITEGEAYIDGVLMNDVAPKDRDIAMVFQNYALYPHMTVFDNMAFGLKLRKYSKDEIKKRVEEAAQILGLTEFLQRKPADLSGGQRQRVAMGRAIVRDAKVFLMDEPLSNLDAKLRVSMRTEIAKIHRRIGATTIYVTHDQTEAMTLADRIVIMSATKNEAGTGTIGRIEQIGSPEELYNKPVNKFVASFIGSPAMNFFTVTLQDGELVGDGFKVALPEGRRKHLEEKGYNGKSFTLGIRPEDIKASQLELDTYPSSIVEAEVVVSELLGAETMLYSKVGSTEFVSRVDARDYHNPGDKVRLTFNLNKAHFFDDETSKAIV from the coding sequence ATGGTTCAACTTAATTTAAAAAATATTTATAAAAAATATCCAAATAGCGAGCATTATTCCGTTGAAAACTTTAATCTAGATATTAAAGATAAAGAGTTTATTGTTTTCGTAGGTCCGTCAGGATGCGGTAAATCAACTACTCTTCGTATGATTGCCGGATTGGAAGATATTACAGAAGGTGAAGCTTACATCGACGGTGTGTTGATGAACGATGTGGCACCAAAAGATCGTGACATTGCCATGGTATTCCAGAACTACGCGCTTTACCCTCATATGACTGTATTTGACAACATGGCATTTGGTTTGAAATTGCGTAAGTACAGCAAGGATGAAATCAAAAAACGTGTGGAAGAAGCAGCACAAATCCTTGGATTGACAGAATTCTTACAACGTAAGCCGGCAGACCTTTCTGGTGGTCAACGCCAACGTGTTGCCATGGGTCGTGCCATTGTCCGTGATGCCAAAGTATTCCTGATGGATGAGCCTTTGTCAAACTTGGATGCTAAATTGCGTGTGTCCATGCGTACAGAGATTGCTAAAATCCACCGTCGTATTGGTGCAACAACGATCTATGTAACGCACGACCAAACAGAAGCCATGACCTTGGCTGATCGTATTGTTATCATGTCTGCGACTAAGAATGAAGCAGGTACAGGTACAATTGGTCGTATCGAACAAATTGGTAGCCCAGAAGAGCTTTACAATAAACCTGTAAACAAATTTGTTGCCAGCTTCATCGGTAGCCCAGCTATGAACTTCTTCACAGTGACGCTTCAAGATGGTGAACTTGTTGGAGATGGCTTCAAGGTAGCTCTTCCAGAAGGACGCCGCAAGCACTTGGAAGAAAAAGGTTACAATGGCAAATCATTTACCCTCGGTATCCGTCCAGAAGACATCAAGGCTTCTCAGTTGGAATTGGACACTTATCCATCTTCCATCGTAGAAGCAGAAGTGGTGGTATCTGAGCTTCTCGGTGCAGAAACCATGCTCTACTCTAAAGTAGGTAGCACAGAGTTTGTGTCTCGTGTCGATGCGCGTGACTACCACAACCCAGGAGACAAAGTTCGCTTGACCTTCAACCTCAACAAAGCACACTTCTTTGATGATGAAACAAGCAAGGCGATTGTCTAA
- a CDS encoding helix-turn-helix domain-containing protein, producing the protein MDEKELVSWFPQAKLSQVEGECSLQLGDGSYLDLSDADLTDREGYLLSLLSHPRKQVQSSPWQSYLHDQGRLPQTVEAIQFIHIHLWSQKEAQLDAWQAMMTDLLPSQVAQVQLTAQDYLFILEQGTWTDYQTLLADTLSALEFDFGLRLTLLVGQVWPKHIADHWPRLYQAEAQLFAHWRARYQQSAVLSFSQLFLWGQGRAGLEFSLIKASMLELIDQQDMQAIILALWTEGAVVTKAAQVLYIHRNTLQYRLDKWQDMTGLQLKDLTDLSFCYQILLDRIY; encoded by the coding sequence ATGGACGAAAAGGAACTTGTAAGCTGGTTTCCGCAGGCAAAGTTGTCACAAGTAGAGGGTGAATGCTCACTTCAATTGGGCGACGGATCTTATCTGGACTTGTCTGATGCAGACTTGACGGATCGGGAAGGCTACCTTTTGTCCTTGCTATCACATCCTCGAAAGCAGGTCCAGTCAAGTCCCTGGCAGTCCTATCTACACGATCAGGGAAGGCTTCCTCAGACAGTTGAGGCCATTCAATTTATCCATATCCACCTTTGGTCACAAAAAGAAGCCCAGCTGGATGCTTGGCAGGCCATGATGACCGACCTCCTTCCCAGCCAGGTAGCTCAGGTGCAACTGACGGCTCAGGACTACCTCTTTATCCTGGAGCAAGGCACTTGGACAGACTATCAAACCCTTCTAGCAGATACCCTGTCGGCCTTGGAGTTTGACTTCGGCTTGCGGTTGACCCTTTTGGTCGGACAGGTCTGGCCCAAACACATCGCAGACCACTGGCCTAGACTCTATCAAGCAGAAGCTCAACTCTTTGCTCACTGGCGGGCACGCTACCAGCAGTCAGCCGTCCTCTCCTTTAGTCAACTCTTTCTTTGGGGACAAGGCAGAGCAGGCTTAGAATTTAGCCTGATAAAAGCCAGTATGCTGGAGCTGATTGATCAGCAGGATATGCAGGCTATCATTCTAGCCCTATGGACAGAAGGAGCTGTGGTTACCAAGGCCGCTCAAGTCCTCTATATCCACCGCAATACTCTCCAATACCGTTTGGACAAGTGGCAGGATATGACCGGGCTCCAGCTCAAAGACCTGACCGACTTGAGTTTCTGTTATCAAATTTTATTAGATAGAATTTACTAG
- a CDS encoding Mini-ribonuclease 3 has protein sequence MTKAVDVNLINGIALAFEGDAVYSMYVRRHLIFKGLTKPNKLHGEANKYVSAKAQASLISALLEAQLLTEKEEEIYKRGRNTNSHTKAKNADVVTYRMSTGFEAVLGYLHMTEQIERLEELVAWCVDKIERG, from the coding sequence GTGACTAAGGCAGTAGATGTTAATCTCATCAATGGAATTGCCCTGGCTTTTGAAGGGGATGCGGTCTATTCCATGTATGTCAGACGGCACTTGATTTTCAAGGGGCTGACCAAGCCTAACAAATTGCATGGAGAGGCCAACAAATATGTCTCGGCCAAGGCTCAGGCAAGTCTGATCTCTGCCCTCTTAGAAGCTCAGCTATTGACCGAAAAAGAGGAAGAGATCTACAAGCGGGGCCGCAATACCAATAGCCACACCAAGGCCAAGAATGCGGACGTGGTCACCTATCGGATGTCCACAGGCTTTGAGGCGGTTTTGGGCTATTTGCACATGACCGAGCAGATTGAACGACTAGAGGAGTTGGTCGCTTGGTGTGTTGACAAAATAGAAAGGGGATAA
- the cysS gene encoding cysteine--tRNA ligase produces the protein MIKIYDTMTRSLRDFVPLEEGKVKMYVCGPTVYNYIHIGNARSVVAFDTIRRYFEYRGFDVAYISNFTDVDDKIIKAANEAGMSTKELSDKFIAAFKEDVAKLGVKPATKNPRVIDYIDEIIDFVQVLIDKGYAYEAAGDVYFRVEKAENYARLANKTLSDLEAGASGRVEGEGQLKEHPFDFALWKTAKPGEVSWESPWGAGRPGWHIECSVMATEILGATIDIHGGGADLEFPHHTNEIAQSECRTGQTFANYWMHNAMLNINDEKMSKSLGNFLTAHDMLEQIDGQVLRFFLSTQHYRRPLNYTEKAISDAEINLKYLKNTYTQPVQNFVDKSGLELHLAAFEAAMDDDFNAANGITAIFDFAKWINSGNYDETVKEAFGKMLAVFGIVFEEEVLDSEIEALIAERQAARANRDFVTADRIRDQLAAQGIKLLDTKDGVRWTRD, from the coding sequence ATGATTAAAATTTACGATACCATGACTCGCAGTTTGCGTGACTTTGTGCCCTTGGAAGAGGGCAAGGTCAAGATGTATGTCTGCGGACCAACGGTTTACAACTATATCCATATCGGTAATGCCCGTAGCGTTGTGGCTTTTGATACCATCCGTCGCTATTTTGAATACCGTGGCTTTGATGTAGCTTACATTTCAAACTTTACGGATGTGGATGACAAGATTATCAAAGCTGCCAATGAAGCTGGCATGTCAACCAAGGAACTGTCTGATAAATTTATCGCAGCTTTCAAGGAAGATGTGGCAAAGTTGGGTGTCAAGCCTGCTACCAAAAATCCTCGTGTCATTGACTACATAGATGAAATCATTGATTTTGTACAGGTCTTGATTGACAAGGGCTATGCCTACGAGGCGGCTGGGGATGTTTATTTCCGTGTGGAAAAGGCTGAAAACTATGCTCGTTTGGCCAACAAAACCCTGTCTGACTTAGAGGCTGGGGCTTCTGGTCGGGTTGAGGGAGAAGGTCAACTGAAAGAACATCCTTTCGACTTTGCCCTGTGGAAAACTGCCAAGCCAGGCGAAGTTTCTTGGGAAAGTCCTTGGGGAGCAGGTCGTCCAGGTTGGCATATCGAGTGTTCGGTTATGGCGACAGAGATTTTGGGAGCTACCATTGATATTCACGGTGGTGGTGCGGATTTGGAATTCCCTCACCATACCAATGAAATCGCCCAGTCTGAGTGTAGAACGGGTCAAACCTTTGCGAATTATTGGATGCACAATGCCATGCTAAACATCAACGATGAGAAGATGTCCAAGTCCTTGGGCAATTTCCTGACAGCACATGATATGTTGGAACAGATTGACGGTCAGGTCTTGCGATTCTTCCTATCTACCCAGCACTACCGCCGTCCGCTCAACTACACTGAGAAGGCTATTTCAGATGCGGAAATCAATCTCAAATATCTGAAAAATACTTATACACAACCTGTGCAAAACTTTGTGGATAAGTCAGGTCTTGAATTGCATTTGGCGGCCTTTGAAGCAGCCATGGATGATGATTTCAACGCAGCAAACGGCATTACGGCTATCTTTGACTTTGCCAAGTGGATCAACTCAGGCAACTATGATGAAACTGTAAAAGAAGCCTTTGGCAAGATGCTCGCCGTCTTTGGTATTGTCTTTGAAGAAGAAGTCTTGGACAGCGAGATTGAAGCCTTGATAGCAGAACGTCAAGCAGCGCGTGCCAATCGGGACTTTGTGACGGCTGACCGGATTCGGGATCAATTGGCAGCTCAGGGCATCAAGCTCTTAGATACCAAGGATGGTGTGAGGTGGACACGTGACTAA
- a CDS encoding nucleoside phosphorylase produces the protein MLLEEFENTSAVIEPTDKAIRGGGEVCETMIFSFNGEIVDRVRQLPESREGGHLQTLNGRHPWYILERDGLQVAVILAVIGAPMSVGHLEELKACGFENFIVLGSCGVLDKSLAADKIILPSSALRDEGTSYHYAPASDEISYDPALLLTMEKALDQVGIEHVRAKTWTTDAFFRETAAKVKRRLAAGAMVVDMEASAIMAWANYRQAKVYQFFYTADYVDHHKNEWDTRREERTADSMTFFEVAMAIARTLESRSC, from the coding sequence ATGCTATTAGAAGAATTTGAAAACACCTCTGCAGTTATTGAACCGACGGACAAGGCCATTCGTGGTGGCGGTGAGGTATGTGAGACCATGATTTTCTCCTTCAATGGGGAAATTGTAGATCGTGTCCGTCAGCTACCTGAGAGCAGAGAAGGTGGTCATTTACAGACCCTAAACGGTCGCCATCCTTGGTATATTTTGGAAAGAGATGGCCTGCAGGTTGCGGTCATATTGGCAGTAATCGGTGCTCCCATGTCGGTTGGTCACTTGGAGGAACTGAAAGCCTGTGGCTTTGAGAATTTTATCGTTCTGGGTTCTTGTGGGGTGCTGGATAAGTCGCTTGCTGCGGATAAGATTATCCTTCCTAGCTCTGCTCTTCGGGACGAGGGAACTAGTTACCACTACGCTCCTGCCAGCGATGAAATCAGCTATGACCCTGCTTTGCTATTGACCATGGAAAAGGCCTTGGACCAAGTGGGAATCGAGCACGTGCGGGCCAAGACCTGGACCACGGACGCTTTCTTTCGGGAAACGGCTGCCAAAGTCAAACGCCGCCTAGCGGCTGGTGCTATGGTGGTCGATATGGAGGCTTCTGCTATCATGGCTTGGGCCAATTATCGTCAGGCCAAGGTCTATCAATTTTTCTACACGGCAGACTATGTGGACCACCACAAGAACGAGTGGGATACCCGTCGGGAAGAACGAACGGCTGACAGTATGACCTTCTTTGAGGTAGCCATGGCGATTGCAAGAACATTAGAAAGTAGATCATGTTAA
- a CDS encoding GNAT family N-acetyltransferase, whose product MILATNVLNPQQLSAAKTLISTVQSHDGTYRAPYLSNMLNFDPEMPAFFLAYQGEQLVGLLTVYADDEDVELAILVHPDYRRQGLARKLYDCYQTKTANYPIASVTFQTERVFLDRHPDLATAWNLVEVTDTETWLGRERVPYQLSQQAELTVSLAQAHHADDIARFQTKVFDSDYEVALRYAREAIADADSLLYLLEHSGAVIGSCTVDISTDDNYLYGLAIAPDQQQKGYGTYLVKAVINDLIRKNDKPFQIAVEDDNLIAKRLYENIGFIKQTQVVYLDPKEG is encoded by the coding sequence ATGATACTAGCCACTAATGTCCTAAATCCCCAGCAGTTGTCTGCAGCAAAAACCCTGATAAGCACTGTACAATCCCATGACGGGACCTATCGTGCCCCTTACCTGTCAAATATGCTCAACTTTGACCCTGAAATGCCAGCTTTTTTCTTGGCCTATCAAGGCGAACAGTTGGTGGGGCTCTTGACTGTGTATGCCGATGATGAGGATGTGGAGCTTGCAATTCTCGTGCACCCAGACTACCGTAGACAGGGTCTGGCACGCAAGCTCTATGATTGCTACCAGACGAAGACGGCTAACTATCCTATCGCTAGTGTGACCTTTCAGACCGAACGTGTCTTTCTTGACAGGCACCCAGACCTTGCGACAGCATGGAACTTGGTAGAAGTTACGGATACGGAGACATGGCTGGGTCGTGAACGAGTGCCTTATCAGCTCTCACAACAGGCTGAACTCACAGTGAGTTTGGCACAGGCTCACCATGCAGACGACATTGCACGTTTCCAAACAAAGGTCTTTGATAGCGACTATGAGGTGGCTCTTCGTTACGCACGTGAGGCTATCGCTGATGCGGACAGCTTGCTTTACCTTTTGGAACATAGCGGAGCGGTTATCGGTTCATGCACAGTAGATATATCGACCGATGATAACTATCTTTACGGTTTAGCTATCGCACCAGACCAGCAACAAAAAGGTTACGGCACCTACTTAGTCAAAGCTGTCATCAATGACCTTATCAGGAAAAATGACAAACCTTTTCAAATCGCCGTCGAAGATGATAACCTCATCGCTAAGCGGCTGTATGAAAATATCGGTTTTATAAAGCAGACACAAGTGGTCTACTTAGACCCGAAAGAAGGTTGA
- the cysE gene encoding serine O-acetyltransferase: MGWWKDTIEIVKEKDPAARTTLEVLLTYPGVKALAAHRLSHWMWKKGFKLLARMHSQFWRFWTNIEIHPGAEIASGVFIDHGDGLVIGETAIIESGVMLYHGVTLGGTGKDCGKRHPTVRRGALVSAHAQVIGPIEIGENAKVGAAAVVLADVPADVTVVGMPAKIVRVHGQKDEKVIHDMEGGREHYTTKLAELREASHHSSHL; this comes from the coding sequence ATGGGTTGGTGGAAGGACACCATTGAGATTGTAAAAGAAAAAGATCCGGCAGCACGGACGACCTTGGAAGTTCTTTTGACCTACCCAGGTGTCAAGGCCTTGGCTGCCCACCGTTTGTCCCACTGGATGTGGAAAAAAGGTTTTAAATTACTAGCTCGGATGCACAGCCAATTTTGGCGTTTTTGGACTAATATTGAAATTCATCCAGGTGCTGAGATTGCTTCAGGTGTCTTCATTGACCACGGAGATGGTTTGGTTATTGGTGAGACGGCCATTATTGAGTCTGGTGTCATGCTTTACCACGGGGTAACGCTTGGTGGTACGGGTAAGGATTGTGGCAAACGCCATCCAACTGTACGAAGAGGAGCTCTGGTTTCTGCACATGCACAGGTCATTGGTCCCATTGAGATTGGGGAAAATGCTAAAGTGGGTGCTGCTGCCGTTGTCCTAGCCGATGTTCCAGCAGATGTGACAGTGGTCGGTATGCCGGCTAAAATCGTACGTGTTCATGGTCAAAAAGATGAAAAAGTCATTCATGACATGGAAGGTGGCCGTGAACACTACACGACTAAGCTTGCGGAATTACGAGAAGCTAGCCACCATTCGTCGCATTTGTAG
- the pnp gene encoding polyribonucleotide nucleotidyltransferase — protein MSKQVFETVFAGKKLVVETGQVAKQANGAVVVRYGDSTVLTAAVMSKKMATGDFFPLQVNYEEKMYAAGKFPGGWMKREGRPSTDATLIARLIDRPIRPMFAEGFRNEVQVINTVLSYDPDASAPMAAMFGSSLALAISDIPFNGPIAGVQVGYVNGELVINPDKAQMEESLLDLTVAGNKDAINMVESGAKELSEDIMLEALLKGHAAIQELLDFQNQIVAAVGKEKADVELLQVDPELQAEIVAAYNDDLKKAVQVEEKLAREDATNAVRETVIAAYEEKYAEHEEFDRIMRDVHEILELMEHAEVRRLITEDKVRPDGRRVDEIRPLDAEVDFLPNVHGSGLFTRGQTQALSVLTLAPMGETQIIDGLDDEYKKRFLHHYNFPQYSVGSTGRYGAPGRREIGHGALGERALEQVLPSLEDFPYAIRLVAEVLESNGSSSQASITAGTLALMAGGVPIKAPVAGIAMGLISDGTNYTVLTDIQGLEDHFGDMDFKVAGTRDGITALQMDIKIDGITPQILEEALAQAKKARFEILDVIEATIPEVRPDLAPTAPKIDTIKIDVDKIKIVIGKGGETIDKIIAETGVKIDIDEDGLVAIFSPDRDAIERTKEIIAGLVREAKVDEVFQAKVVRLEKFGAFVNLFDKTDALVHVSEMAWTRVNKPEDLVEIGDIVDVKVIKIDDKGRIDASMKALLPKPEGYVEPEKRERSDKPRRPRDYKEKKENNFGEFKFHKVEKK, from the coding sequence ATGTCAAAACAAGTATTTGAAACGGTTTTTGCTGGCAAGAAATTGGTCGTTGAAACAGGTCAAGTTGCCAAACAAGCCAACGGTGCGGTGGTCGTTCGCTATGGTGACTCCACAGTCTTGACTGCGGCGGTTATGTCCAAAAAAATGGCGACGGGAGATTTCTTCCCCCTCCAAGTCAACTATGAAGAGAAAATGTACGCTGCTGGGAAATTCCCAGGTGGCTGGATGAAGCGTGAAGGCCGTCCGTCAACTGATGCGACCTTGATAGCTCGTTTGATTGACCGTCCGATTCGTCCAATGTTTGCGGAAGGCTTCCGCAACGAAGTCCAAGTCATCAACACGGTCCTTTCTTACGATCCAGATGCTTCTGCTCCAATGGCAGCTATGTTTGGTTCTTCATTGGCATTGGCAATCTCAGACATCCCATTCAACGGCCCAATCGCAGGGGTACAGGTCGGCTATGTCAATGGTGAACTCGTCATCAACCCTGACAAGGCACAAATGGAAGAGTCCCTTCTGGACTTGACAGTGGCTGGTAACAAGGACGCCATCAACATGGTTGAGTCTGGTGCCAAAGAATTGTCAGAAGACATCATGTTGGAAGCCCTCTTGAAAGGTCATGCGGCCATTCAAGAACTCCTTGACTTCCAAAATCAAATTGTAGCAGCAGTCGGCAAGGAAAAAGCAGATGTGGAGCTCCTTCAAGTGGACCCAGAATTGCAGGCTGAGATTGTTGCAGCTTACAATGACGATTTGAAAAAAGCGGTGCAGGTTGAAGAAAAGTTGGCCCGTGAAGATGCAACCAATGCCGTGCGTGAGACGGTCATCGCAGCCTACGAAGAAAAATACGCTGAACACGAAGAATTCGACCGCATCATGCGTGACGTTCATGAAATCTTGGAGCTCATGGAGCACGCAGAAGTTCGTCGTTTGATTACAGAAGACAAGGTCCGCCCAGATGGACGCCGTGTGGATGAGATTCGTCCATTGGATGCAGAAGTAGATTTCTTGCCAAATGTTCACGGTTCAGGTCTCTTTACCCGTGGTCAAACGCAAGCCCTTTCTGTCTTGACCTTGGCACCAATGGGTGAAACCCAAATCATCGACGGTTTGGATGATGAGTATAAGAAACGCTTCTTACACCACTACAACTTCCCACAATATTCAGTGGGATCAACAGGTCGTTACGGAGCACCTGGTCGTCGTGAAATTGGTCACGGAGCCCTTGGTGAGCGTGCTCTCGAGCAAGTTCTGCCTAGCTTGGAAGACTTCCCTTACGCTATCCGCTTGGTGGCAGAAGTCTTGGAGTCAAACGGTTCTTCATCACAGGCTTCTATCACAGCTGGTACCCTTGCCCTCATGGCAGGTGGTGTGCCAATCAAGGCACCCGTTGCAGGGATTGCCATGGGTCTGATCTCAGACGGTACCAATTATACCGTCTTGACCGATATTCAAGGTCTTGAGGACCACTTCGGCGACATGGACTTCAAGGTAGCTGGTACTCGTGACGGTATCACAGCCCTTCAAATGGACATCAAGATTGACGGTATCACACCGCAAATCTTAGAAGAAGCCTTGGCACAGGCTAAGAAAGCTCGCTTTGAAATCCTCGATGTGATTGAAGCAACTATCCCAGAAGTTCGTCCTGACTTGGCACCAACTGCACCGAAGATTGACACTATCAAGATTGATGTGGATAAGATTAAGATTGTCATCGGTAAGGGTGGCGAAACCATCGATAAGATTATTGCAGAAACTGGCGTGAAAATCGATATTGACGAAGACGGTCTTGTGGCTATCTTCTCACCAGATCGCGATGCGATTGAGCGGACCAAGGAAATCATCGCAGGTCTTGTTCGCGAGGCAAAAGTGGACGAGGTCTTCCAAGCAAAAGTGGTTCGTTTGGAGAAATTCGGTGCCTTTGTCAACCTTTTCGACAAGACAGATGCCCTGGTCCACGTTTCTGAAATGGCTTGGACTCGTGTCAATAAACCAGAAGACCTAGTTGAAATCGGCGATATTGTTGATGTCAAAGTTATCAAGATTGATGATAAAGGACGTATTGACGCTTCTATGAAGGCTCTTCTTCCAAAACCAGAAGGTTATGTGGAGCCAGAAAAACGCGAGCGTTCAGACAAACCTCGCCGTCCAAGAGACTACAAAGAGAAAAAAGAAAACAACTTTGGCGAATTCAAATTCCACAAGGTTGAAAAGAAATAA
- a CDS encoding helix-turn-helix domain-containing protein: MKEKIASLIKRTRLEKGFSQKELSEGICAQAVISKIEKAEVSPSVELFFKLVKKLDIDSSVILELFQLKKSTEESILTDELKSILYRREYDTLEYFLQFISKDSVSPIQMPYIQYLNGVLLFGKYKKSNEALEILEGLLPTLVENANLFLRVGIAIAGIYSELEEYATSLNQYESLIHHYHESNDWELKVLFQYGYSRILYLCNNFEKALVYNAESLEILKSRNTLFMLGNTLLMRANILAKRSIISEAIDMVKKSIVVYDLEGDELLKNLAQSLLIDLLEQESQDEKEINEI; the protein is encoded by the coding sequence GTGAAAGAAAAAATTGCTAGTCTTATTAAGCGGACGCGTTTGGAGAAAGGATTTAGTCAAAAAGAACTGTCTGAGGGTATTTGTGCTCAAGCAGTTATTAGCAAAATTGAAAAAGCTGAGGTTTCTCCATCAGTCGAATTATTTTTTAAACTTGTCAAAAAATTAGACATTGATTCTAGTGTGATATTGGAATTGTTTCAACTAAAGAAGAGTACAGAAGAATCGATTCTTACGGATGAATTGAAGTCCATTCTTTACCGAAGAGAGTATGATACATTGGAATATTTTTTGCAGTTTATTTCAAAAGATTCTGTATCTCCGATTCAAATGCCATATATACAATACCTTAATGGGGTATTGTTATTTGGGAAATACAAAAAGTCAAATGAAGCTTTAGAGATTTTGGAAGGGTTGCTGCCTACTTTGGTTGAAAATGCTAATCTATTTTTACGAGTTGGGATTGCCATTGCGGGAATATATTCGGAGTTAGAAGAGTATGCAACATCATTGAACCAATATGAAAGTCTCATTCATCACTATCATGAGTCGAATGATTGGGAGTTGAAAGTATTATTTCAATACGGATATTCTAGAATTTTGTACCTGTGTAACAACTTTGAAAAAGCCTTGGTTTATAATGCAGAATCACTAGAAATATTAAAGAGTCGAAATACTTTATTTATGTTAGGCAATACTTTGTTAATGAGAGCCAACATATTAGCAAAACGCTCCATTATTTCAGAAGCAATTGATATGGTCAAAAAATCAATAGTTGTTTATGACTTAGAAGGCGACGAGCTCTTAAAAAATTTAGCTCAGTCACTCCTTATAGATTTATTGGAACAGGAGTCGCAAGACGAAAAAGAAATTAATGAAATTTAG